catgcaattaatatgaataagtgggtgaaggattgaataaatcactcagattaagcataaaatatatcataaaatatgggtttatcaggccccatgaagtcaataccccatacatcaaacaactcaatctctaagatcccttgttaaggcatggcgtaaccatgaggtagattaccagctctctggcaactgttacagttacgtacaaactctcgggagtctctatagagtgtaggccagtagaagccacattggaggactttggtggctgttcgctcacctccaaaatgtcctccatattgtgatccatggcaatgccataggatcttttaTGCCTCTTCTCTAGGCATGCACCTACGGATTATTCCGtttgcacatctcttaaagagatatggttcatcccacaagtagtacttcgCATCAGAAagtaattttttcttttgctgcttgctgtactccttgggaaTGAATCTTGCaactttatagtttgcaatgtctgcaaaccatggcacttcctgaatggcaaagagttgctcatctggaaaggtttcagagatctcagtgagggGGAGAGACATCCCTTCTATTGGTTCTATCcaggacaggtgatctgctacttgattctctgtccctcaCTACAACAAATAAGGGTTTTCGCAACGGTCAAAAACCGTTGCTGTAGATTGAAAAACCGTTCCCAAAACTTTAGGCAACGctttggcaacggtttttgaCCTGTGGTATATGCGGCCGTTGCCAATGCTCAAAGGCAACGGTTTTTTACCTAAGGCAACGATAACaaaaaaaccgttgccaaagTTACTGGTATAGATAACGGTTTTGACAACAATTTTTAAAGAACGGTTTAAAACTGTTACTAGATAGGCAACGGTTTAAAACCGTTCTCTTTTATGATGTAACGGTTTAAAACCATAACTGGATAGGCAACGGTTTTAAACTGTTGTAGTTTTATTATTCACTAAGCCAACAGTTTTAAAGCGTTGCCATTAGTGTTATTttttggcaacggttttaatACTATTGCCATTTTATAGTTGTCTTTGACAACGGTTTTAACACCATTGCCTTTTGTTACTTTTGACAACGGTTTTTTGTAATATAATTCTTTATTTACAAGAATTTTCTCATGAATAATGAAATTAGttccaactttttttttaatttagcatTATTAATAACCTAAACTATTTGAATGAAATTACGAAAGAAAACTAATTGAACATTTATCATCAAATTTGACTTACAAAAATTGTTGTAAGATCCACAATCACATTATATATCATTGCAAAATAACATAATACTAATCTAGGTCATAACTACTTTTACttatatcatcatcatttttcaaaatacCATAATACTATAACCTAAGGGTAgcaattttttcatttttcttcaacAAAGTTGGTGTGGTAACTCAGCTTGAGTGGACTCTCTTGGCTTCAATGGCAACTGCTCCACATAAAGAACTAGAAAAAATCTTAAATCTGATCTTCGATCTGCCATATCCACAGTCCAGTCCAGCCCAATAACATCAACTCCAGTATCTTTCATACGCTCAAGAAGGCCACCATTTCCATTTATATAAAGAAGAATCGGTGTCTCAGGGCATCTTTTCTTGACCAAATCTACAATCTGGATGTTTAGAAATCAGTACATGGcaaaagaggaaaaaatatGGAACAATAGCATCTTGCGCCCAACGTTCAATTCgcaaatattttatgtttcataAATTATGATGATGCACTAACAGCAACATAgtttcaattaaataaaaaagtttgaaGGTGTAGCCTCTGATTTGGACTTTCTCTCCGAAATTCAGAAGACCAAGATCAACATCCAGTGAGCTTATTTACCACTCGATGCTTACAAATTACAAGCTCTTAGCTCATCTTATTATTTACCAACCAAATGACAATCATGAGAGCTTGGAACAAAACAATAATTTACATAAAACAAAACCTGTAATCATTGCAAACCTTTGAAAGTGACACATGGTTTGTCTAGTTCAAAGATTCAACTAAACAAATAAGCAAAAGTTGAAATACATACACTTAAGCTTGCTATGACATGGATCCCAAATAGAATAGTTTGAAAAATTAGAACACAATTTCAATAAGATGAAAATAAATGGGAACTATTTCTATATTACCTCTTTGATATAAGGATTTGACCAGCGTTCCCACATATCAGGTGGTAGTTGTCCACCCCATGAATCAAATATTTGTATGCAGTGAGCCCCAGACTCCACATGGAAAACAACATAATCTGCTATTGCTTGCGCCAAATGAGAGAGCAGAGTCCGCAATAAATGTGGTGCTGTATGGCACATACTCTTAATGGTTGTATAGGTGCGTGTTGTACCCCCTTCCACTATATATGTTGCTATTGTCCAAGGTGCTCCCATGAAACCTAAAACGGAAGCATCACCACCAACCTAAGTAAAAAGCAATAAGTAAGGAAAACGGCTCCTTTGAAGGATAGCCATGATATATAGAAGCGGTAATGCAACTAGGTTTACCTCCTTGCGCAGTATCTTGAGTGAATCTCCAATAAAACTGAGCTTTTCCAGGTCAATTGGATGCAGAGCCTTTAGTCCCTCCTTAGAACGTATTGGGGACTGAATAACAGGACCCCTTACGTCTTCAATGTCGAATTCGACCCCAAATGCAGGAAGAGGCGTAAAGATGTCAGAGAAAATGATCACTCCATCAGGCCTAAAGGCATTCCAAGGCTGCAAAGAAATTTCCACTATGAGATCAGTTGTCTTCGACCTCTCTCGAAAGGATGGATAtttct
This sequence is a window from Arachis stenosperma cultivar V10309 chromosome 10, arast.V10309.gnm1.PFL2, whole genome shotgun sequence. Protein-coding genes within it:
- the LOC130957383 gene encoding uroporphyrinogen decarboxylase 1, chloroplastic-like; translation: MMCQAGRYMDVYRKLAEKYPSFRERSKTTDLIVEISLQPWNAFRPDGVIIFSDIFTPLPAFGVEFDIEDVRGPVIQSPIRSKEGLKALHPIDLEKLSFIGDSLKILRKEVGGDASVLGFMGAPWTIATYIVEGGTTRTYTTIKSMCHTAPHLLRTLLSHLAQAIADYVVFHVESGAHCIQIFDSWGGQLPPDMWERWSNPYIKEIVDLVKKRCPETPILLYINGNGGLLERMKDTGVDVIGLDWTVDMADRRSDLRFFLVLYVEQLPLKPRESTQAELPHQLC